In the genome of Monodelphis domestica isolate mMonDom1 chromosome 2, mMonDom1.pri, whole genome shotgun sequence, one region contains:
- the LOC103093843 gene encoding C-C motif chemokine 4-like: MKVSGAVLTLVLIAAAFWCGVQATDGSNHPAICCFEFTTKKIPPKLVVNYEATSSTCANNGVIFFTKRGFEICANPEEKWVQNIVKLLDNKKTTTMMTTTTAASS, encoded by the exons ATGAAGGTCTCTGGAGCTGTCCTGACCCTGGTTCTCATTGCTGCAGCCTTCTGGTGTGGAGTTCAAGCTACTG ATGGTTCTAATCATCCAGCCATTTGCTGCTTTGAATTCACTACTAAGAAGATTCCTCCAAAACTGGTGGTAAACTATGAGGCTACCAGCAGCACCTGTGCCAATAACGGTGTGAT CTTTTTCACAAAACGAGGCTTTGAAATCTGTGCTAACCCAGAAGAAAAGTGGGTCCAAAATATTGTGAAGCTACTAGACAACAAGAAAACCACCACCATGATGACTACTACCACTGCTGCTTCATCTTAA